Proteins encoded within one genomic window of Trichoderma asperellum chromosome 2, complete sequence:
- a CDS encoding uncharacterized protein (SECRETED:SignalP(1-23)~EggNog:ENOG41~TransMembrane:1 (n10-18c23/24o230-252i)), whose protein sequence is MTLAPRFTRLLLLVSALASFVSASPTNSLFVRDSQCAAGLESCPASLPNNFCCSQGTTCLPLAGNTTALCCPTGQTCEKIQPITCDISLQDPIKNSQSPIKTSVFDVSLGKCGGNLCCPFGYSCVGGNQCQKDADQSKSPESAGSSATGSPTSTSPTSGSPTSPASATSAPASATSPPATSLVIAPVNTAAATPPAEETSLPSTTSSPDSSSTETASPAPKASNPKTISIVAGVVGGCAVLAALGIIAFLFVRRRNRYSESEYPEKANIKHLGPGPGLGIQGGSVISDPILQPNSYRADFIRKTPSIRSFVSQRPPRISYQNRHSQRLSIPNPFDSPNPSDHSPTNFHSSVCSEDELNARTGVVESGSRLAPIRAMKASSTRVYPQNVPREPSGGESINVFADPVMMRGSYDKRQTQGTTFTDLMMEADLDDVRRGHPYVVHDPMPPARI, encoded by the coding sequence ATGACCCTTGCGCCGCGGTTCACTCgcctcttgctgctggttTCAGCATTGGCTTCGTTTGTCTCAGCCTCGCCTACAAATTCCCTCTTCGTCCGAGACTCTCAGTGCGCTGCTGGCTTAGAGTCCTGTCCTGCGAGTCTACCCAACAACTTTTGCTGTTCTCAAGGAACAACCTGCCTACCATTAGCCGGCAACACAACCGCGCTATGTTGTCCTACTGGCCAGACTTGTGAAAAGATCCAGCCCATCACCTGCGATATCAGTTTGCAGGATCCAATCAAAAACTCACAATCACCAATCAAAACCAGTGTTTTCGACGTCTCGCTGGGGAAATGTGGCGGGAATCTTTGTTGTCCGTTTGGATATTCGTGTGTTGGAGGCAATCAGTGCCAGAAAGACGCTGATCAGAGCAAATCCCCGGAGAGTGCCGGCTCTTCAGCTACTGGCTCGCCcacatcaacatcacccACGTCTGGTTCGCCAACATCCCCTGCATCGGCTACATCAGCTCCTGCGTCAGCTACATCCCCGCCTGCTACTTCGCTCGTCATTGCACCAGTcaacacagcagcagcgacaccGCCCGCAGAAGAGACTTCCCTCCCGTCAACCACTTCATCGCCTGACTCCTCTTCCACGGAGACTGCGAGCCCGGCTCCCAAGGCTTCGAACCCAAAGACAATCTCCATCGTAGCTGGCGTTGTCGGAGGTTGCGCCGTCTTGGCTGCGTTAGGGATTATCGCGTTCCTGTTTGTCCGCCGCCGCAACCGCTACAGCGAGAGTGAATACCCTGAGAAGGCAAACATCAAACACCTCGGCCCTGGCCCTGGCCTTGGTATACAAGGAGGCAGTGTCATCTCTGACCCTATCCTGCAGCCAAATTCCTATCGAGCTGATTTTATCCGCAAAACTCCCTCCATTAGGTCTTTTGTGAGCCAGAGACCGCCCAGGATCTCTTACCAGAACCGACACTCACAGCGCCTTTCTATCCCGAATCCCTTCGACTCGCCCAACCCTTCAGACCACTCGCCTACCAATTTCCACTCGTCCGTATGCTCAGAAGATGAGCTGAATGCTCGTACAGGAGTCGTTGAGTCTGGTTCGCGATTAGCTCCTATCAGGGCCATGAAAGCTTCCAGCACACGAGTCTACCCGCAGAATGTTCCCAGGGAGCCTAGTGGTGGTGAGAGCATCAATGTATTTGCCGACCCTGTTATGATGAGAGGCAGCTATGATAAGCGTCAAACTCAAGGAACGACTTTTACAGATCTCATGATGGAAGCTGATCTTGATGATGTACGACGTGGACATCCCTACGTCGTTCATGATCCCATGCCTCCTGCCCGGATATGA